In uncultured Fusobacterium sp., a genomic segment contains:
- a CDS encoding dicarboxylate/amino acid:cation symporter has protein sequence MKKNTHTLAVKMSIALVLGIVTGFLCILLREKLGVGSSSWKMINTFLFQDISAKGGEKSLGIFYIIGQLFINSLQLVIIPMVYTSITLAICHISDARKLGRISYKTLGFFLVSSIFALILAGVVGMALNVSGAFNISIESGVNVVSGKTGSNPLLMIMQIVPSNIFSAFSNNGGVLAAVFLAVSTGLCINSLGEKVKYFKELLQEINDIVIKFLTFVINKFGPIAIFVLLTRTFAAYGIEHLKPAFIYVISTTITLLLFLIVGYSLLIVVSTRLNPLPFIRKAAKVALFGFSTSSSAATLPLNKKTTVEELGVSEDIASFVLPLGMTTNMNGTAIMQVIAAVFVASTAGYTIGLSNIFIIGILALIASVGTPAAPGAGAIVLFTILSGLGYVNDTAILTYSLILAINRPIEMLVTSLNVIGDSAASIYVAKSEHMLNEEVYHK, from the coding sequence ATGAAAAAAAACACTCATACACTTGCTGTAAAAATGAGTATTGCATTAGTTCTGGGTATTGTTACAGGATTTTTATGTATCTTACTAAGGGAGAAATTAGGAGTTGGAAGTAGTTCTTGGAAAATGATTAATACTTTCTTATTCCAAGATATAAGTGCTAAAGGTGGAGAAAAATCTCTAGGAATTTTCTACATAATAGGACAATTATTTATTAATTCATTACAACTTGTTATTATACCAATGGTATATACATCTATTACACTTGCAATTTGCCATATTAGTGATGCTAGAAAATTGGGACGTATTTCATATAAAACACTTGGATTTTTCTTAGTATCATCTATATTTGCTCTTATTTTAGCTGGAGTTGTAGGAATGGCATTAAATGTTTCAGGAGCTTTTAATATTAGTATTGAATCAGGAGTAAATGTAGTAAGTGGAAAAACAGGAAGTAACCCACTTCTTATGATTATGCAAATAGTTCCAAGTAATATTTTTTCTGCTTTTTCAAATAATGGTGGAGTATTAGCAGCTGTTTTCTTAGCTGTATCTACTGGACTTTGTATTAACTCTCTAGGAGAAAAAGTAAAATATTTTAAAGAATTATTACAAGAAATAAATGATATAGTTATTAAATTTTTAACATTTGTTATCAATAAATTTGGACCAATAGCTATATTTGTTTTATTAACTAGAACATTTGCTGCCTATGGTATTGAACATTTAAAACCAGCTTTTATATATGTAATATCTACAACTATCACATTACTTTTATTCTTAATTGTAGGATATTCTCTATTAATAGTTGTTTCTACAAGATTAAATCCTCTTCCTTTTATCAGAAAAGCTGCTAAAGTTGCTCTATTTGGATTCTCTACATCATCAAGTGCTGCAACTTTACCACTTAATAAAAAGACAACTGTTGAAGAACTTGGAGTAAGTGAAGATATTGCTTCTTTTGTTCTTCCATTAGGAATGACAACTAATATGAATGGAACTGCTATAATGCAAGTTATAGCTGCGGTATTTGTAGCAAGTACAGCTGGATATACAATAGGATTATCAAATATATTTATTATAGGAATTTTAGCTCTAATAGCATCTGTTGGAACACCTGCTGCACCAGGAGCTGGAGCAATAGTATTATTTACTATATTATCAGGACTTGGATATGTAAATGATACAGCTATACTTACGTACTCTTTAATCTTAGCAATTAATAGACCAATAGAAATGTTAGTAACTTCTTTAAATGTAATTGGAGATAGTGCTGCTAGTATCTATGTAGCTAAGAGTGAACATATGCTAAATGAAGAAGTTTATCATAAATAG
- a CDS encoding pyridoxal phosphate-dependent aminotransferase translates to MKISNRAIEMNFSPIRKLIPLADEAEKRGIKVYKLNIGQPNIVTPDSFFEGLHNYQEKIVTYSDSKGILKLRESFVKSYKSSGIEIDVDDILITQGGSEAILFILMSICDEGDEILIPEPFYSNYSSFSTFSGAKVKAIPTNIESNFHLPSREEIEKLITPKTRAIMFSNPVNPTGTVYTEEEIKMIGEIAKKYDLYIIADEVYRQFVYDDTPYTSIMKLEDLKDRVILVDSISKHYSACGARIGLIASKNHELMNYILKFCQARLCVSTIEQHAAANLINTMDSYLEDVKLKYKSRRDLLYGYLKKIPGVICAKPEGAFYIFAKLPVDNAERFAKWLLTDYSYEGKTLLIAPGPGFYQTEGKGEQEVRFSFCTNIDDIENAMIVLRRALEEYNKK, encoded by the coding sequence ATGAAAATATCGAACAGAGCAATAGAAATGAATTTTTCACCAATAAGAAAGTTGATACCTCTGGCCGATGAAGCGGAAAAAAGAGGAATTAAAGTATATAAATTAAATATAGGGCAACCTAATATAGTTACACCAGATTCTTTTTTTGAAGGGTTACATAATTATCAAGAAAAAATTGTTACATATTCAGATTCAAAAGGAATTTTAAAGTTAAGAGAAAGCTTTGTTAAAAGCTATAAATCAAGTGGAATAGAAATAGATGTAGATGATATACTTATCACTCAAGGAGGAAGTGAAGCTATACTATTTATACTTATGTCTATCTGTGATGAAGGAGATGAAATTTTAATTCCAGAACCTTTTTATTCAAACTACTCAAGTTTTTCAACATTTTCTGGGGCAAAAGTTAAAGCTATTCCTACTAATATAGAAAGTAATTTCCACTTACCTTCAAGAGAGGAAATAGAGAAGTTAATTACTCCTAAAACTAGAGCTATTATGTTCTCTAACCCTGTAAATCCAACTGGAACTGTATATACAGAAGAAGAGATAAAAATGATAGGAGAGATAGCTAAAAAATATGATCTTTATATAATTGCAGATGAAGTATATAGACAGTTTGTATATGATGATACTCCTTATACTTCTATAATGAAGTTAGAAGATTTAAAAGATAGAGTAATCTTAGTAGATAGTATATCTAAACACTATAGTGCTTGTGGAGCAAGAATAGGACTTATAGCTAGTAAAAACCATGAACTTATGAACTATATTTTAAAGTTCTGTCAAGCAAGACTTTGTGTTTCAACTATTGAGCAACATGCAGCAGCTAATCTTATAAATACTATGGATAGTTATTTAGAAGATGTAAAATTAAAATATAAAAGTAGAAGAGATTTATTATATGGATATTTAAAGAAAATACCTGGAGTAATTTGTGCAAAACCAGAAGGAGCTTTCTATATTTTTGCTAAACTTCCTGTGGATAATGCTGAAAGATTTGCTAAATGGTTATTAACAGATTATTCTTATGAAGGAAAAACTCTTCTTATAGCTCCTGGACCTGGTTTTTATCAAACAGAAGGTAAAGGAGAGCAAGAGGTTAGATTCTCTTTTTGCACTAATATAGATGATATAGAAAATGCTATGATTGTTCTAAGAAGAGCCTTAGAAGAGTACAATAAAAAATAA
- a CDS encoding amino acid ABC transporter permease, translating into MEYLSLLKDIFIGGERYKYILNGLSFSIGTTALAAIIGIILGIFIALLELSHFYPFKHSKNWKKFNPLSKLAFAYVDLIRGTPAVVQLMILANLIFVGALRDTPILVIAALSFGINSGAYVAEIIRAGIEGLDKGQMEAARALGMNYGQAMKEIIIPQAIKKILPALVSEFITLLKETSIVGFIGGVDLLRSANIITSQTYRGVEPLLAVGLIYLIMTAVFTKFMRRVEKGLKVSD; encoded by the coding sequence ATGGAATATTTATCATTACTAAAAGATATTTTTATAGGAGGGGAAAGATATAAATATATATTAAATGGATTATCATTTTCTATTGGAACTACTGCCTTAGCAGCTATAATAGGAATTATTTTAGGTATATTTATAGCACTTTTAGAATTATCACATTTTTATCCTTTTAAACATAGCAAAAATTGGAAAAAATTTAATCCACTTTCAAAATTAGCTTTTGCTTATGTTGACTTAATCAGAGGAACACCTGCTGTTGTACAACTTATGATTTTAGCAAACTTAATATTTGTTGGAGCTTTAAGAGATACTCCTATTCTTGTAATAGCAGCTTTATCTTTCGGAATTAACTCAGGAGCTTATGTTGCTGAAATAATCAGAGCTGGTATTGAAGGACTTGATAAAGGACAAATGGAAGCAGCAAGAGCTTTAGGAATGAATTATGGACAAGCTATGAAAGAGATAATTATACCACAAGCTATTAAGAAAATTTTACCAGCTCTTGTAAGTGAGTTTATAACTCTTTTAAAAGAGACATCTATTGTTGGATTTATTGGAGGAGTAGATTTATTACGTTCTGCTAATATAATTACAAGCCAAACATATAGAGGAGTTGAACCATTATTAGCTGTTGGACTTATATATTTAATAATGACAGCTGTATTTACTAAATTTATGAGAAGAGTAGAAAAGGGGTTGAAAGTAAGTGATTAA
- a CDS encoding amino acid ABC transporter ATP-binding protein: protein MIKIEKLYKSYDKLNVLKGIDAEVKKGDIIAIIGPSGSGKSTFLRCINKLEEPTSGHIYIDKKDIMSDNTDINMIRQKVGMVFQHFNLFPHKTVMENLTLAPMKLKNISKEEAEKKAYILLDKVGLKDKANAYPNQLSGGQKQRIAIARALAMEPEIMLFDEPTSALDPEMIKEVLDVMRELAQEGMTMLIVTHEMGFAKNVANRIFFMDGGIILEDTTPNELFSNPKHERTKEFLNKVLNK from the coding sequence GTGATTAAGATTGAAAAACTTTATAAAAGCTATGATAAATTAAATGTATTAAAAGGAATAGATGCCGAGGTAAAAAAAGGAGATATTATTGCAATAATTGGACCATCTGGAAGTGGAAAATCTACTTTCTTAAGATGTATAAATAAATTAGAAGAACCTACAAGTGGACATATTTATATTGACAAAAAGGATATAATGTCAGATAATACAGATATAAATATGATTCGTCAAAAAGTAGGAATGGTTTTCCAACACTTTAATTTATTTCCACATAAAACTGTTATGGAAAATTTAACTTTAGCTCCAATGAAATTAAAGAATATATCTAAAGAAGAAGCTGAAAAAAAAGCATATATATTATTGGATAAAGTTGGACTAAAAGATAAAGCTAATGCATATCCAAACCAATTATCTGGAGGACAAAAACAAAGAATTGCAATAGCAAGAGCTTTAGCAATGGAACCTGAGATAATGTTATTTGACGAACCTACTTCAGCACTAGACCCTGAAATGATTAAAGAGGTTCTAGATGTAATGAGAGAACTTGCTCAAGAGGGAATGACAATGCTTATTGTAACTCATGAAATGGGATTTGCTAAAAATGTAGCTAATAGAATTTTCTTTATGGATGGTGGAATTATATTAGAAGATACTACTCCAAATGAATTATTTAGTAATCCTAAACATGAAAGAACAAAAGAGTTTTTAAACAAAGTTTTAAATAAATAA
- a CDS encoding basic amino acid ABC transporter substrate-binding protein, whose amino-acid sequence MKKMFKKVLIGMMVLSLSATALAKEKIYVGTNAEFPPFEYLDKGEITGFDIEMMNEIGKVLDAEIKVQDMAFDGLLPALQMKKVDVVIAGMTATEERKKTVAFTQPYYTASQVIIVKNGDNSIKSFDDLKGKRVGVMLGFTGDTVVSEIEGVKVERFNAAYAGIMALKANKVDAVVLDSEPAKNYVKQNEGLQIAEADAAQEEYAIAIRKNDKELLEKIEKGLAEIKANGTYDKLLEKYFN is encoded by the coding sequence ATGAAAAAAATGTTTAAAAAAGTATTAATTGGAATGATGGTTTTATCTTTATCTGCAACAGCTCTTGCTAAAGAAAAAATTTATGTAGGAACAAATGCTGAATTTCCTCCATTTGAATATTTAGATAAGGGAGAAATTACAGGATTTGATATCGAAATGATGAATGAAATTGGAAAAGTTTTAGATGCTGAAATAAAAGTTCAAGATATGGCATTTGATGGATTACTTCCAGCTTTACAAATGAAAAAAGTTGATGTAGTTATAGCAGGAATGACAGCTACTGAAGAAAGAAAGAAAACAGTTGCTTTTACACAACCTTACTATACAGCAAGCCAAGTTATCATTGTAAAAAATGGAGATAATAGTATAAAATCATTTGATGATTTAAAAGGAAAAAGAGTAGGGGTTATGTTAGGATTTACTGGTGATACTGTTGTAAGCGAAATAGAAGGAGTAAAAGTAGAAAGATTTAACGCTGCTTATGCTGGAATAATGGCTCTTAAAGCAAATAAAGTTGATGCTGTAGTTTTAGACTCTGAACCAGCAAAAAATTATGTAAAACAAAATGAAGGACTACAAATAGCTGAAGCAGATGCAGCTCAAGAAGAATATGCAATTGCTATTAGAAAAAATGATAAAGAATTATTAGAAAAAATAGAAAAAGGTTTAGCTGAGATAAAAGCTAATGGAACTTATGATAAATTATTAGAAAAATATTTTAACTAA
- a CDS encoding MFS transporter, producing MFFSLDILKIEYLYLVNFLLGIGDAFQNPASEVTISLIVSKENYIKTSGVRSFFNSFITIFVPIVTVAIYALSGLKYILIIDFLTFIFAFITLLFFVDIPKIKVLEEKNKKIYQQCIHGIKYIFLKKDILSLIYFMGFINLIAGMYNTALAPMILSRTSNNDFQLGIVTSSVGVSGLLGSLIVPKFPYPKKRVPLMINIMVFSFLICNTLLGIGKNYIWWTLAVLMGHFFVPLLLANMEYFMRTKVPILLANMEYFMRTKVPIEMQGKVFSARNTIQYATLPLGNLLCGILADRFFEPYMLETSKLQKIFQYFVGSGSGSGLALMYIFLGIIGFIGSLLFKINKNFKKLDD from the coding sequence ATATTTTTTAGTCTTGATATATTAAAAATTGAATATCTCTATCTTGTTAACTTTCTTTTAGGTATTGGAGACGCTTTTCAAAATCCTGCTTCTGAAGTAACTATTTCTCTTATAGTTTCAAAAGAAAATTATATTAAAACAAGTGGAGTTCGTTCTTTTTTTAATTCTTTTATAACTATTTTTGTCCCTATTGTAACAGTAGCAATTTATGCTTTATCAGGACTTAAATATATTTTAATTATTGATTTTTTAACTTTTATTTTTGCGTTTATAACCCTTTTATTTTTTGTTGATATTCCTAAAATAAAGGTATTAGAGGAAAAAAATAAAAAAATTTATCAACAATGTATTCATGGAATAAAATATATTTTTTTAAAAAAGGATATTTTAAGTCTTATATATTTTATGGGATTTATAAATTTAATTGCTGGAATGTACAATACAGCTCTTGCTCCTATGATACTTTCAAGAACTTCTAATAATGATTTTCAATTAGGTATTGTAACAAGTTCAGTAGGAGTATCTGGATTATTAGGTAGTTTAATTGTTCCAAAATTTCCATATCCTAAAAAAAGAGTTCCTCTTATGATAAATATAATGGTTTTTTCATTTTTAATTTGTAATACTTTATTAGGAATAGGAAAAAATTATATTTGGTGGACATTAGCTGTTTTAATGGGACATTTTTTTGTTCCATTACTTTTAGCAAATATGGAATATTTTATGAGAACAAAAGTTCCTATACTTTTAGCAAATATGGAATATTTTATGAGAACAAAAGTTCCTATTGAGATGCAGGGAAAAGTTTTTTCAGCAAGGAATACTATTCAATATGCTACACTTCCATTAGGAAATTTACTTTGTGGGATTTTAGCAGATAGATTTTTTGAGCCTTATATGTTAGAAACTAGTAAACTCCAAAAAATTTTTCAATATTTTGTAGGAAGTGGGAGTGGAAGTGGACTAGCTCTTATGTATATTTTTTTAGGAATAATAGGTTTCATTGGTAGTCTTCTATTTAAAATTAATAAAAATTTTAAAAAATTAGATGATTAA
- a CDS encoding 2-phosphosulfolactate phosphatase — protein MRIDIIDVAGNITKEKVQGKTAIIIDVLRATSVMTTALAHGVKAIYPYKDIESVLENSKKDRNPLLCGERKGLKIDGFDCGNSPLEYPRELVEGRNMYMTTSNGTRAIEKTAEGAERIYISAFLNIERVVEQIIKDDKDVVIICSGTDDNFSLDDALCAGEIVKRVYERKKVDLSDMAIGLKFIAENSKNIPTTLSGTKHYEYLKSIGFTGDMEHCFTMDKYNILPVYKEGKIILL, from the coding sequence ATGAGAATAGATATAATAGATGTAGCAGGAAATATAACAAAAGAAAAAGTACAAGGAAAGACAGCTATTATAATAGATGTTCTTAGAGCAACAAGTGTAATGACTACTGCTTTAGCTCATGGAGTAAAAGCTATTTATCCATATAAAGATATTGAAAGTGTTTTAGAAAATTCTAAAAAAGATAGGAATCCTTTATTATGTGGAGAAAGAAAAGGACTTAAAATAGATGGTTTTGATTGTGGGAACTCTCCACTTGAATATCCTAGAGAATTAGTTGAAGGAAGAAATATGTATATGACTACAAGTAATGGAACAAGAGCTATAGAAAAAACTGCTGAAGGAGCAGAGAGAATATATATTTCAGCTTTTTTAAATATTGAAAGAGTTGTTGAACAGATAATAAAAGATGATAAAGATGTGGTTATAATATGTTCTGGTACTGATGATAATTTTTCTTTAGATGATGCTTTATGTGCTGGGGAGATTGTAAAAAGAGTATATGAAAGAAAGAAAGTTGATCTTTCAGATATGGCAATAGGGTTAAAATTTATAGCTGAAAATTCTAAAAATATTCCAACAACTTTAAGTGGAACAAAACATTATGAATATCTAAAATCGATAGGATTTACTGGGGATATGGAGCACTGTTTTACTATGGATAAATATAATATTCTTCCTGTATACAAAGAAGGAAAAATTATATTATTATAA
- a CDS encoding TIGR01212 family radical SAM protein (This family includes YhcC from E. coli K-12, an uncharacterized radical SAM protein.), with the protein MKRYNTLNEYFKNTFGKKIYKVSLDGGFTCPNRDGTLSKKGCIFCSERGSGDFAGKRGDEIYSQIEEQLKLIEKKFPEGEVIAYFQNFTNTYADVNYLKEIYTKALSHPRVIGLAIATRPDCLGEEVLELLDELNKKYFIWIELGLQTINEEVARRINRQYPLEVYTKATQELKKRNIKFVTHIIVGLPGENEDDPLKTAVFAEECGTWGVKLHLLHVLKNTVLEELLNKNELKLQKKSEYVKKIVKILANLSYNIVIHRVTGDGNRETLVGPLWSLNKRDVLNSIEKLMKEENITQGCEKIERGRDGSTYKN; encoded by the coding sequence ATGAAAAGATATAATACTTTGAATGAATATTTTAAAAATACATTTGGAAAAAAGATATATAAAGTATCTCTTGATGGAGGATTTACATGTCCAAATAGAGATGGAACTCTAAGTAAAAAAGGTTGTATTTTTTGTAGTGAAAGAGGTAGTGGAGATTTTGCTGGAAAAAGAGGTGATGAAATCTATTCACAAATAGAAGAGCAATTAAAACTTATAGAAAAAAAATTTCCTGAAGGAGAAGTTATTGCTTATTTTCAAAATTTTACTAATACTTATGCTGATGTGAATTATTTAAAAGAGATTTATACAAAAGCATTATCTCATCCAAGAGTAATAGGATTGGCTATTGCTACAAGACCAGATTGTTTAGGAGAAGAGGTTTTAGAATTACTAGATGAGTTAAATAAAAAGTATTTTATTTGGATAGAATTAGGATTACAAACAATTAATGAGGAAGTAGCAAGAAGAATTAATAGACAATATCCTCTTGAAGTCTATACAAAAGCTACACAGGAATTGAAAAAAAGAAATATTAAATTTGTTACCCATATAATAGTAGGACTTCCAGGAGAAAATGAAGATGACCCTTTAAAAACAGCTGTTTTTGCTGAAGAATGTGGAACTTGGGGAGTAAAACTTCATCTCTTACATGTGCTCAAAAATACTGTATTAGAAGAGCTTTTAAATAAAAATGAATTAAAATTACAAAAAAAATCTGAATATGTGAAAAAAATAGTTAAAATTTTGGCAAATTTGTCGTATAATATAGTTATACATAGAGTGACTGGAGATGGAAATAGAGAAACTCTAGTAGGACCTTTATGGAGTTTAAATAAAAGGGATGTTTTAAACAGTATTGAAAAGTTAATGAAAGAAGAAAACATTACCCAAGGATGTGAAAAAATAGAGAGGGGTAGAGATGGGAGTACTTATAAAAATTAG
- a CDS encoding MurR/RpiR family transcriptional regulator, translating into MGVLIKISNMLEQFSVREHKVAEYILNNPEKIKDLNTYEIADKTNTSQATVVRFAKRIGFKGFPDFKLSLSQDLGNRKAESHVNIMHEEIKADDSFEIIGRKIANENIIAINNTCEVTDFKELEKAVKALEQSNKIMLAGVGFSGIVAKDFCYKLLELGKHAIIEADTHMQLSCLSTMGKEDVLFVISHSGKTMEMYNIVKVAKSKNIKVISMTSVAPNPIRELADIKLSTVEMKNNFRSTALSPRISQLTVIDMLYVKLMLENKNMQEYIFDAIELVQGFKIK; encoded by the coding sequence ATGGGAGTACTTATAAAAATTAGTAATATGTTAGAACAATTTAGTGTTAGAGAACATAAAGTGGCAGAGTATATTTTAAATAACCCTGAAAAAATAAAAGACTTAAATACTTATGAAATAGCAGATAAAACTAATACAAGTCAAGCTACAGTAGTTAGATTTGCTAAAAGAATAGGATTTAAAGGCTTTCCTGATTTTAAATTATCTTTAAGTCAAGATTTAGGAAATAGAAAAGCTGAGTCTCATGTTAATATTATGCATGAAGAGATAAAGGCTGATGATAGTTTTGAAATTATTGGAAGAAAAATAGCTAATGAGAATATTATAGCTATTAATAATACATGTGAAGTTACTGATTTTAAAGAATTAGAAAAAGCTGTGAAAGCTTTGGAACAATCTAATAAGATTATGTTAGCTGGAGTTGGATTTTCAGGAATAGTAGCTAAAGATTTTTGCTATAAACTTCTTGAGTTAGGAAAACATGCAATAATTGAAGCAGATACTCATATGCAATTAAGTTGTTTAAGTACAATGGGAAAAGAAGATGTTTTATTTGTAATTTCTCATAGTGGAAAAACAATGGAGATGTACAACATAGTAAAAGTTGCTAAAAGTAAAAATATTAAAGTTATCTCAATGACAAGTGTAGCTCCAAATCCAATAAGAGAATTAGCTGATATTAAATTAAGTACTGTTGAGATGAAAAATAATTTCAGATCAACAGCTTTATCTCCAAGAATATCACAACTAACTGTTATAGATATGCTATATGTTAAATTGATGTTAGAAAATAAAAATATGCAGGAATATATCTTTGATGCTATTGAATTAGTACAGGGATTTAAAATAAAATAA
- the nagB gene encoding glucosamine-6-phosphate deaminase, producing the protein MRVVITDKNVGDWAAVYVARKINEFKPTKERPFVLGLPTGGTPLEMYKRLIQLNKDGIVSFENVVTFNMDEYVGLTPDNDQSYHYYMHHNFFDHINIPKENINILDGMAEDYRAECQRYEDKIKSYGGIHLFLGGIGPDGHIAFNEPGSSLSSRTRDKELTMDTIIANSRFFGGDVNKVPKLALTVGVGTILDAKEVLIMVTGANKARALQHGVEEGVNHMWTISALQLHRSGIIVSDEAACSELKVSTYRYFKDIEKHNLDSEKLLADLYAENK; encoded by the coding sequence ATGAGAGTTGTTATAACTGACAAAAACGTAGGAGATTGGGCTGCTGTATATGTAGCTAGAAAAATCAATGAATTTAAACCAACTAAAGAGAGACCTTTCGTATTAGGATTACCAACAGGAGGAACTCCTTTAGAAATGTACAAAAGATTAATTCAATTAAACAAAGATGGAATAGTTTCTTTTGAAAATGTAGTTACTTTTAATATGGACGAATATGTAGGATTAACTCCAGATAATGATCAAAGCTATCACTATTATATGCATCATAATTTCTTTGATCATATCAATATTCCAAAAGAAAATATCAATATATTAGATGGAATGGCTGAAGATTATAGAGCTGAATGTCAAAGATATGAAGATAAAATAAAATCTTATGGAGGAATTCATCTATTCTTAGGAGGAATTGGACCAGATGGACATATAGCTTTCAACGAACCAGGATCTTCTCTTTCATCAAGAACAAGAGATAAAGAATTAACAATGGACACAATTATAGCTAACTCTAGATTCTTTGGTGGAGATGTAAATAAAGTACCTAAACTTGCTTTAACAGTAGGAGTTGGAACAATATTAGATGCTAAAGAAGTTTTAATAATGGTAACTGGAGCTAACAAAGCTAGAGCTCTTCAACATGGAGTAGAAGAGGGAGTAAACCATATGTGGACAATTTCTGCTCTACAATTACATAGAAGTGGAATAATAGTTTCTGACGAAGCTGCTTGTTCTGAATTAAAAGTAAGTACTTATAGATACTTTAAAGATATTGAAAAACATAACTTAGATTCAGAAAAATTATTAGCAGATTTATATGCAGAAAATAAATAA
- the nagA gene encoding N-acetylglucosamine-6-phosphate deacetylase encodes MKKAIINGELFIGNKFYKDRVLVFENERIIDILDKNELEKEYKNIEIIDAKGYYITPGFIDLQLNGCGGVLFNDDISEKTLETMYKTNLKFGCTSFTPTLITTSDENILKAISLVENIDKEKYGVIGLHIEGPYINVEKKGIHNPKFIRTAENKIIDRIIEAGKENVRIITLAPEKTDKKVITKLHKAGINVALGHTNGTYEELKEKEGYGVTLATHLYNGMSSFNHRNPGAVGAIFDSDICAGIIVDGFHCHYSAIKSAIKIMGERLFLVTDAVAPVGTDMEYFYFEGNKVYYKDGKCFGEDGTLGGSALTMDVGVKNLVKHCDITLEEAIRMATLYPAKAVKIDDRYGKLQPGYFADIVFLDKHLNLKKVIAKGIEY; translated from the coding sequence ATGAAAAAAGCTATTATAAATGGAGAACTCTTTATAGGAAATAAATTTTATAAAGATAGAGTATTAGTATTTGAAAATGAAAGAATAATAGATATATTAGATAAAAATGAACTAGAAAAAGAGTATAAGAATATAGAGATTATAGATGCTAAGGGATATTATATAACTCCTGGATTTATCGATTTACAGTTAAATGGTTGTGGTGGAGTATTATTTAATGATGATATTAGTGAGAAAACATTAGAAACTATGTATAAAACAAATTTAAAATTTGGTTGTACATCATTTACTCCTACTCTTATTACAACAAGTGATGAAAATATATTGAAAGCTATATCTTTAGTGGAAAATATAGATAAAGAAAAGTATGGAGTAATTGGTTTACATATAGAGGGCCCATATATAAATGTAGAAAAGAAAGGAATACATAATCCTAAATTTATAAGAACAGCTGAAAATAAGATTATAGATAGAATAATAGAAGCTGGAAAGGAAAATGTTAGAATAATTACTTTAGCTCCAGAAAAAACTGATAAAAAAGTAATTACCAAACTACATAAAGCTGGAATCAATGTGGCCTTAGGACATACTAATGGAACTTATGAAGAATTAAAAGAAAAAGAAGGATATGGAGTGACTTTGGCTACTCATCTATACAATGGAATGTCATCATTTAATCATAGAAATCCAGGAGCAGTAGGAGCTATATTCGATAGTGATATCTGTGCTGGTATAATAGTTGATGGTTTCCATTGTCACTATTCAGCTATAAAGTCAGCTATAAAAATTATGGGAGAAAGATTATTTTTAGTAACTGATGCTGTTGCTCCAGTTGGAACTGATATGGAATATTTCTATTTTGAAGGGAATAAAGTTTATTATAAAGATGGAAAATGTTTTGGAGAAGATGGAACACTTGGTGGTTCTGCACTAACTATGGATGTAGGAGTAAAGAATTTAGTAAAACATTGTGATATTACATTGGAAGAAGCCATAAGAATGGCTACTCTATATCCAGCTAAAGCTGTAAAGATAGATGATAGATATGGAAAACTTCAGCCAGGTTATTTTGCTGATATAGTTTTCTTAGATAAACATTTGAATTTAAAGAAAGTAATTGCTAAAGGTATAGAGTATTAA